The Periophthalmus magnuspinnatus isolate fPerMag1 chromosome 17, fPerMag1.2.pri, whole genome shotgun sequence sequence TTACCTGGACATTGACTGCATCAGGGTGTGTCTTCATAGCTTGCACAGCAGCCATAGTCCCACCATCTTCCATGATAACTTTACAGTTGTTAGGTTTACGCAGAGCAAGCACAGAGAGACACGCACACCCTTGCTCACATACCTGAAATGAATCGTTTAAATGTAATCAAATTTTAAAGACATGTGTTAACCATTGTGATGCGGTTTTACTCACAGAAGCATTGCCCATGTGTCTATCCATAGCAATGACAATAAGCTGTACTCCACCGGCATTTACGACTGCATCTTTCACATCATCATTTCCTGCAATTGCACGTATGGCACTTAAGACCTGCCGGACCAATTCCTAACACAGTGTGTAGTTGAACAAACATAAAAGATATGTTAGAAAACTACATTAGGCTATATTGATTATTATTGAAAGCAGGTTCTTGATGATACCTGTGATTCATAATTGTCTGCAAGCAATGTCATGATAAGTTTCAACCCTCCCAGGTCACAGATATCTTGACAAAACTCATTTCTAACAGCCAGGTGAGACAAAGTTGCACAAAGTTCACTCAGTACAGAGGTATTATTAAAGTGCgctgaaaaagacaaaataaacaaatgtacttGAACAGCAAGAAGCAAAAAAACTATACCATTTTAAGGACTCTCTGGCTTTACCTTTGGCAGCATCTGTCAGCACCTTAAGGCCATTATGCTCCAGGACAATCATCTTGGCATGTTCATGAGCATGTCCAAAGGTAACTCTGACATCATCATCAAAAGTCATGACCCTTAGAGCTGCAGATGCCCCTTTAACCAGTTCAGCACATTCACTGTGTTGTGTTATTGCTCCGGTGAGTAAAGCCAGAACACCCCCTTTGATCAGATCCTGTCTGTTCTGCTCATGTTTCAAACAGCAATGTCGCACTGCACAAATAGCTGCACATAGAACAGTTGAACTGTCCTGGTATTTTTTGAGGATGTCCAAGAGAAACTGTTGTCCGTCTGCATCCAGTAAGTCTGGTTGTCCATCACTTAGAGCAGCTAGTGCTAACAGGCCAGCCAATACTGCATCGTGTGCCTCGACACTAtttttacaaaatgaaaaaattataGCATATGCTCCTTTTTGAGCAGCCAGATATCTCTGAGCAAACCCAAATGAACACTGCTCAGTGAACTGCTTGATGTCTGATAATGTTTCCAAGTTTTTTCCAATACGGATGGACTCTAGTGCCTGTGGATAAGAGAGAATACAGAAGTTGAGTGTGCACTTTATAATCTTAGATCCCAAAACATGTAAACATCACTGACCTGCAACACCAGATGGTTTTCTTGTTTGTCACCGCATGAACCTGCTGGAACAGCCTTAACTATATAGCTAAGATCCACACCTGCAAAAAAGCGTGTGTATGACCATATGAACAATAACCCAACAagactaaatttaaaaaaacataatgaatTTTCTTTATCTTACACATTTGTCTTATACTAAGGCtataacagtattataacactATGGTATGTTTTACTTGTGCATAAAATAAAGTGTGATAGATTACCTTGAGATTCAAACTGTTCCACCGCTTCACTGAGAGCCTCAGCAGGACCCATCTCAAACTCGTCCATATTCTCCCTCACAGCAGCATCAAAGGTTTCTTGTGTGATTCTTCTCCGCGACATGTTTACACCTTACAATGACACAGGGCGACACACACAACATTCACCTTTTCATAGTAATATTAGCTCGACTCTGAGCAACCCATAGTAATGACAGAATTAAGactgaaataacaaaaaaggagAAAGATTCTTAACTGTAGCCACCGCCCCGTGTTTGCTTCACTGTATTGCAATGGCCGCCTCTATACGCAAACTACGCAGCACAAGTATCAACGACGCGGTGACGGGAAATTAACAGCGTAAAACAATTGTGAATAGC is a genomic window containing:
- the armc6 gene encoding armadillo repeat-containing protein 6, which produces MSRRRITQETFDAAVRENMDEFEMGPAEALSEAVEQFESQGVDLSYIVKAVPAGSCGDKQENHLVLQALESIRIGKNLETLSDIKQFTEQCSFGFAQRYLAAQKGAYAIIFSFCKNSVEAHDAVLAGLLALAALSDGQPDLLDADGQQFLLDILKKYQDSSTVLCAAICAVRHCCLKHEQNRQDLIKGGVLALLTGAITQHSECAELVKGASAALRVMTFDDDVRVTFGHAHEHAKMIVLEHNGLKVLTDAAKAHFNNTSVLSELCATLSHLAVRNEFCQDICDLGGLKLIMTLLADNYESQELVRQVLSAIRAIAGNDDVKDAVVNAGGVQLIVIAMDRHMGNASVCEQGCACLSVLALRKPNNCKVIMEDGGTMAAVQAMKTHPDAVNVQKQACMVLRNVVSRMQNYSQAILEMGAEPLIAQALHSHKDCNDVGKAALRDLGCQVELRELWTGKHGGITN